One window of the Pseudomonas knackmussii B13 genome contains the following:
- a CDS encoding acyl-CoA dehydrogenase family protein — MDIHFTPEELAFRDEVRAFLSTKLPQDISTKVRLGKHLGKADHQRWQRLLNEQGWYATHWPEEFGGTGWNVVQKHIFEEECAAFGAPRTIPFGVNMVAPVIIKFGTPEQQAHFLPRILDGTDWWCQGYSEPGAGSDLASLKTRAVRDGDHYIVNGQKTWTTLGQHADWIFCLVRTDPEAQQQRGISFLLIDMRTPGITVRPIITLDGDHEVNEVFFDNVKVPVENLVGRENEGWTCAKYLLTYERTGLAGIGASKAVLAHLKRVASRELCDGKPLLEDPLFRAQVAEVEMQLMAIEMSTLRILAAAREGGVPGAESSILKVKGTEIRQAISHLLRKVLGPYALPFIEDEFDLDKGVEPLHADYSTAPASQYFNLRKLSIFGGSNEIQKNIVSKMILEL; from the coding sequence ATGGACATTCATTTCACCCCCGAAGAGCTGGCCTTCCGCGACGAAGTCCGCGCCTTCCTGAGCACCAAGCTGCCGCAGGACATCAGCACCAAGGTCCGCCTCGGCAAGCACCTGGGCAAGGCCGATCACCAGCGCTGGCAGCGCCTGCTCAACGAGCAGGGCTGGTACGCCACGCACTGGCCGGAGGAATTCGGCGGCACCGGCTGGAACGTCGTGCAGAAGCACATCTTCGAGGAGGAGTGCGCCGCCTTCGGTGCGCCACGCACCATCCCCTTCGGCGTCAACATGGTCGCCCCGGTGATCATCAAGTTCGGCACGCCCGAGCAGCAGGCGCACTTCCTGCCGCGCATCCTCGACGGCACCGACTGGTGGTGCCAGGGCTACTCCGAGCCGGGCGCCGGTTCCGACCTGGCCTCGCTGAAGACCCGCGCGGTGCGCGACGGCGACCACTACATCGTCAACGGCCAGAAGACCTGGACCACCCTCGGCCAGCACGCCGACTGGATCTTCTGCCTGGTCCGCACCGACCCGGAGGCCCAGCAGCAGCGCGGCATCAGCTTCCTGCTGATCGACATGCGGACCCCCGGCATCACGGTGCGGCCGATCATCACCCTGGACGGCGACCACGAGGTCAACGAGGTCTTCTTCGACAACGTGAAGGTGCCGGTGGAAAACCTGGTCGGCCGCGAGAACGAAGGCTGGACCTGCGCCAAGTACCTGCTCACCTACGAACGCACTGGCCTCGCCGGCATCGGCGCGTCCAAGGCGGTGCTCGCGCACCTCAAGCGCGTGGCCAGCCGCGAGCTGTGCGATGGCAAGCCGCTGCTGGAAGACCCGCTGTTCCGCGCCCAGGTGGCCGAGGTCGAAATGCAGCTGATGGCCATCGAGATGAGCACCCTGCGCATCCTCGCCGCTGCCCGCGAAGGCGGCGTGCCGGGTGCGGAAAGCTCGATCCTCAAGGTCAAGGGCACCGAGATCCGCCAGGCCATCAGTCACCTGCTGCGCAAGGTGCTCGGGCCTTATGCGCTGCCCTTCATCGAAGACGAATTCGACCTGGATAAGGGCGTCGAGCCGCTGCACGCCGACTACTCGACGGCGCCTGCCAGCCAGTACTTCAACCTGCGCAAGCTGTCGATCTTCGGCGGCTCCAACGAAATCCAGAAGAACATCGTCTCGAAGATGATTCTCGAGCTGTGA
- a CDS encoding 3-hydroxyacyl-CoA dehydrogenase NAD-binding domain-containing protein, giving the protein MSQVVRVERQGDVALIKVDNPPVNALGHAVRDGLLRAFREAEAYAAVRAVVLVCEGRTFMAGADIKEFGKPPQAPSLPEVVEAIEASSKPSVAVIHGTALGGGLEVALACHYRVALVDAQVGLPEVKIGLLPGAGGTQRLPRLVGVEKALEMIVSGNPVKAPQALEYGILDAIVEGDLAEAGLACARRLLDEARGPRRTGERQVQGDAALIAAKRAEVEKRMPGLFSPLRCVEAVEAATQLPLADGLKRERELFQQCLESPQRAALIHAFFAEREAAKIAGLPADTPVREVRSAAVIGGGTMGVGIALCFANVGIPVKLLEIDPSALDGALQRARGTCQASVERGSLSAEAMEKRLGLIQGVLDYEALADVDLVIEAVFESMEVKRQVFERLDAVCKPGAILASNTSSLDLDEIAAFTQRPQDVVGLHFFSPANVMRLLEVVRGKATSAEVLASAMQIGKRLKKIAVAVGVCDGFVGNRMIFQYGRQAEFLLEEGASPAQVDKALRDFGMAMGALAVRDLSGLDISHAIRARQRPNLKPGQTLPTVLDHLYAAGMLGQKTGAGFYLYPEGSRTPQENPALQAMLEASAAARGITRQPVSDEHIVERCLFSLVNEAARILDEGIAQRASDVDLIFLNGYGFPAWRGGPLFHADRLGLDHVLQRIREFHQRFGAWWEPAPLLERLVAEGRRFADL; this is encoded by the coding sequence ATGTCCCAGGTGGTACGGGTCGAGCGCCAAGGCGACGTGGCCCTGATCAAAGTCGACAATCCCCCGGTCAACGCCCTGGGCCACGCGGTCCGCGACGGACTGCTGCGGGCCTTCCGCGAGGCCGAGGCGTATGCCGCTGTGCGCGCCGTGGTGCTCGTCTGCGAAGGCCGTACCTTCATGGCCGGCGCCGACATCAAGGAGTTCGGCAAGCCGCCGCAGGCGCCTTCGCTGCCGGAGGTGGTCGAGGCCATCGAAGCTTCGAGCAAGCCGAGCGTGGCCGTGATCCACGGCACCGCCCTGGGCGGCGGACTGGAAGTGGCGCTCGCCTGCCATTACCGCGTCGCCTTGGTCGATGCCCAGGTCGGCCTGCCGGAAGTGAAGATCGGCCTACTTCCCGGCGCCGGCGGCACCCAGCGTTTGCCACGCCTGGTGGGCGTCGAGAAAGCGCTGGAGATGATCGTCTCCGGCAACCCGGTGAAAGCGCCACAGGCCTTGGAGTACGGCATCCTCGACGCGATCGTCGAAGGCGACCTCGCCGAAGCCGGCCTGGCCTGCGCTCGTCGCCTGCTGGACGAAGCGCGCGGTCCTCGCCGCACCGGCGAGCGCCAAGTGCAAGGCGACGCCGCCCTGATCGCCGCCAAGCGCGCCGAAGTCGAGAAGCGCATGCCCGGCCTGTTCTCGCCGCTGCGCTGCGTCGAGGCGGTAGAAGCCGCCACGCAGTTGCCGTTGGCCGATGGACTGAAGCGCGAGCGCGAGCTGTTCCAGCAGTGCCTGGAATCGCCACAGCGCGCGGCACTCATCCATGCCTTCTTCGCCGAGCGCGAAGCCGCGAAGATCGCCGGCCTGCCGGCCGACACACCGGTACGCGAAGTACGCAGCGCAGCAGTGATCGGCGGCGGCACCATGGGCGTCGGCATCGCCCTGTGCTTCGCCAATGTCGGCATCCCGGTGAAGTTGCTGGAAATCGACCCGTCGGCCCTCGACGGCGCCCTGCAACGCGCTCGCGGCACCTGCCAGGCCAGCGTCGAGCGCGGCAGCCTCAGCGCCGAGGCCATGGAAAAACGCCTGGGCCTGATCCAGGGCGTGCTCGACTACGAAGCCCTGGCCGACGTCGACCTGGTGATCGAGGCCGTGTTCGAGAGCATGGAAGTGAAGCGCCAGGTCTTCGAGCGCCTGGATGCGGTGTGCAAGCCCGGCGCCATCCTCGCCAGCAATACCTCGTCGCTGGACCTCGACGAAATCGCCGCCTTCACCCAACGCCCGCAGGACGTGGTCGGCCTGCACTTCTTCAGCCCGGCCAACGTCATGCGGCTGCTCGAAGTGGTACGCGGCAAGGCCACCAGCGCCGAAGTGCTGGCCAGCGCCATGCAGATCGGCAAGCGCCTGAAGAAGATCGCCGTGGCGGTCGGCGTGTGCGACGGTTTCGTCGGCAACCGCATGATCTTCCAGTACGGTCGCCAGGCCGAGTTCCTGCTGGAGGAGGGCGCCAGCCCCGCGCAGGTGGACAAGGCGCTGCGCGACTTCGGCATGGCCATGGGCGCGCTGGCGGTACGCGACCTTTCCGGCCTCGACATCAGCCACGCGATCCGCGCGCGCCAGCGACCGAACCTCAAACCCGGCCAGACCCTGCCCACGGTGCTCGACCACCTGTACGCCGCCGGCATGCTCGGGCAGAAGACCGGAGCCGGTTTCTACCTGTATCCAGAAGGCTCGCGCACGCCGCAGGAGAACCCTGCGCTGCAGGCGATGCTGGAAGCGTCCGCCGCCGCGCGCGGCATCACCCGCCAGCCGGTGAGCGACGAGCACATCGTCGAGCGCTGCCTCTTCTCGCTGGTCAACGAAGCCGCGCGCATCCTCGACGAGGGCATCGCCCAGCGCGCCAGCGACGTCGACCTGATCTTCCTCAACGGCTATGGCTTCCCGGCCTGGCGTGGCGGCCCGCTGTTCCACGCCGACCGCCTTGGCCTGGACCACGTGCTGCAACGCATCCGCGAGTTCCACCAGCGCTTCGGCGCCTGGTGGGAACCGGCGCCGCTGCTCGAACGCCTGGTGGCCGAAGGCCGCCGCTTCGCTGATCTCTAA
- a CDS encoding GNAT family N-acetyltransferase gives MDLTWSCKHHSELSKEELYAILRLRCEVFVVEQTCPYQDIDGQDLAGDTCHLTAHEGEQMLAYLRLLDPETHSGEVVIGRVITAAAGRGRGLGHQLMEHALDEAARRWPGRPVYLSAQAHLQGYYGRYGFQAEGDVYLEDDIPHIDMRRPA, from the coding sequence ATGGACCTGACCTGGAGCTGCAAGCATCACAGCGAACTGAGCAAGGAGGAGCTGTACGCGATCCTGCGCCTGCGCTGCGAGGTCTTCGTGGTCGAGCAGACCTGCCCCTACCAGGACATCGATGGCCAGGATCTCGCAGGCGACACCTGCCACCTCACCGCCCACGAAGGCGAGCAGATGCTGGCCTACCTGCGCCTGCTCGACCCGGAGACGCACAGCGGCGAAGTGGTGATCGGCCGTGTCATCACCGCTGCCGCCGGCCGCGGCCGCGGCCTTGGCCACCAATTGATGGAGCATGCCCTCGACGAGGCGGCCCGGCGTTGGCCGGGGCGGCCGGTCTACCTCTCGGCCCAGGCGCACCTGCAGGGCTACTACGGCCGCTACGGCTTCCAGGCCGAAGGCGACGTGTACCTGGAAGACGACATCCCGCACATCGACATGCGCCGCCCGGCCTGA
- a CDS encoding LysR family transcriptional regulator has product MDNLKGMAIFATVVARGSMAAAAEALGMTPSAVSQQIRKLEAHAQVTLLHRTTRKLTLTEAGAAFYRSCAEMLAIAEEAEQRLGEWREAPVGELRLAAPVGFSGKLITEALRPLLENHRQLRLQLFFHDEQIDLIEQRIDLAIRVGNLADSSLVARHLAEWNNLVCAAPVYLRRCGPIDHPQQLQQVDWLSLNTRGQAHTLQFNGPDEESCRLRLEPRVAANSMIALRQFTLDGLGISLQPEPEVREALEEGRLVRLLPQWTLPSFGIYAVTPRRDAQPAKVKVAIEALRRHLGGIAPVQRETAVRSRPA; this is encoded by the coding sequence ATGGACAACCTCAAGGGCATGGCCATCTTCGCCACCGTGGTCGCACGTGGCTCCATGGCAGCGGCCGCCGAAGCCCTTGGCATGACGCCCTCGGCGGTCAGCCAGCAGATCCGCAAGCTGGAGGCCCACGCCCAGGTCACGCTGCTGCACCGCACCACCCGCAAGCTCACCCTGACCGAAGCCGGCGCTGCCTTTTATCGTAGCTGCGCCGAGATGCTGGCCATCGCCGAGGAAGCCGAGCAGCGCCTGGGCGAGTGGCGGGAAGCGCCGGTTGGCGAGCTGCGTCTGGCCGCGCCGGTTGGCTTCTCCGGAAAGCTGATCACCGAGGCCCTCCGGCCGTTGCTGGAAAATCATCGGCAACTGCGCCTGCAACTGTTCTTCCACGACGAGCAGATCGACCTGATCGAGCAGCGCATCGACCTCGCCATCCGCGTCGGCAACCTGGCCGACTCCAGCCTGGTGGCGCGCCATCTCGCCGAATGGAACAACCTGGTCTGCGCGGCGCCGGTTTACTTGCGCCGCTGTGGCCCCATCGATCATCCGCAGCAGCTGCAGCAGGTCGACTGGCTGTCGCTAAACACCCGTGGCCAGGCCCATACGCTGCAATTCAACGGCCCGGACGAGGAGAGCTGCCGGCTGCGCCTGGAGCCCCGGGTCGCCGCCAACAGCATGATCGCCCTGCGCCAGTTCACCCTCGACGGCCTGGGCATTTCCCTGCAGCCGGAACCCGAAGTCCGCGAGGCGCTGGAGGAGGGCAGGCTGGTGCGCCTGCTGCCGCAGTGGACGTTGCCGAGCTTCGGCATCTACGCCGTCACGCCACGCCGCGATGCCCAGCCGGCCAAGGTCAAGGTGGCCATCGAGGCGCTGCGCCGGCACCTCGGCGGCATCGCGCCGGTGCAGCGGGAAACGGCTGTGCGCTCACGCCCGGCGTGA
- a CDS encoding DUF2218 domain-containing protein, with the protein MLTSHADVTTPDGARYLKRLCNHFAHKLPVELSEDRGVLRFDFGTCYLHADAAALHLKAEAADGEALARLQQVVVSHLDRFAWKEGQLPVEWR; encoded by the coding sequence ATGCTGACGTCCCACGCTGACGTGACGACCCCCGATGGCGCCCGCTATCTGAAGCGCCTGTGCAACCACTTCGCCCACAAGCTGCCGGTGGAGCTGAGCGAGGATCGCGGCGTGCTGCGCTTCGACTTCGGCACCTGCTATCTGCACGCCGATGCAGCGGCTCTGCACCTCAAGGCCGAAGCCGCCGACGGCGAAGCGCTGGCGCGCCTGCAGCAAGTGGTGGTCAGCCACCTCGACCGCTTCGCCTGGAAGGAAGGTCAGCTGCCGGTCGAGTGGCGCTGA